The DNA segment ACTTATACATGGAAACttacaagattttaataataaagtggtCGAGAAGTTTACAATGAATCcccgaaaattatattttaattaacctaatataaacaaacaacgaccattataatattaaaatctgataattaaacaaaatacgctGTACGCTGTacacttattcaaattcaaactcctttttattctatttttctaataaatattattataacttatttacaagttttttattgcataGTCAAGAGCTCGTGCTCCTGTAGCTTTACACATTGGACTCTGTACTGTCACAGAATACCTACAATTCATACCTACTTTTCTCATTCATAGAGAATGAGAAAAGTATGAATTGTAGTAAGTAAAGTCAACTTGCCCCCCCCTGCGCCATCGGCTGGCGACGCCCTTGGCCATTATTACCAATTTACCATTGTGTGTCAAACTCTTTTGTAAAACTCTAAACCAATTTGTATCAAGTACATCTATTGCatacatttcattttgattCTACATAGTTACACAAAGATGTAAGATCAAATGATAAAtgattcaataataataattgtcacTGTTATGTTGTAGGTCAATAATGTcaattcatgttttgtttttgcttctTGTCACACTTGTAACATAAACTCAAAACAGGTTTTTCGACTTTAACTTGTCTAAAAATGGTTAATGTTTTATAGTGCTTTcaatattgaatttgaaaagGACCAAATAGctaaagtttgtattttaaatattagttttattgttatttaattttatatttaatgatataataaGGGCAGGTGAGAAATTTTGCTACAAAGAATAATCTCTTTCAGATGTGTCACAAACCCCTTTCTCAGTGACAAAAACCCCAGTTCTTTCATATACGCTTCTGTATTACAATCTACAAAGTAAAAGTAAGTGTCCAGGATGGTGCAAACACCTTTTCTTAGCAGACAAAGAGTATAAAACACAAtgtcatttaatttgtaattataaaaatatgaaccaataaaaaaaagatgGACAAAGCTGTTAAATACAATTACTGTTACAATCACACTTTCTAACAATTATTGCTTAAGTTTATACTTTGAACTGTGTTAATACAATATATGAAACATAAGTGGAGATAGGTCTTTATGTGTAATACAGAAGACAGCTTACAAAGTTGTTTAAACTTGATAACAAAGTGTACATGTTTATGCTTATTCAACTTGCACAGTCTTATAGGAAACTTTACTGAATCTGTGAATGTTGGTCCTTCATACTAgtgtatttacaatataaaaatgtgttttgttgtaACAAACTGACGATATTGCTGTCTCGTCAATAGATgtaatagttaaacaatagcTATGGTCATTTATGACTCATGGGGCATTGATGTGGttgagatattaaaaatatacactcTGGAGTTCAGGTATTCTAAATACCTATTACCTACCTATACCTATTCtaaatatctaaatatgtaCATTAAATTAAGTGTGGGCCAACAGCCGATTAGGGGTGTGAAAGAGTGACAGCACCCTACACGGAGTAGAGCACTGTCTCTCTCACAtccacaataatattacaacaaCTTTGTGTAACTTTACTTAGACAAAGAGAAGTAACAACTTTGTAGATTAAATTCAAATACCTATTAAGCGTTTCCACCTGAAAAGCTTTTCAGAACAAACAAAATGGTTTTCTGatgtatttgaaaacaaaagataagaCAGCTTAAACAAATTGTTGACATTATTTCTTTTACTATTGTTTACTTTGTACTGTGTTATTGTTGtgtgtacattttattttatccttcactaatttaatttatcttcgtATGATAACCTTGATAAGTTCCTTAGTACCCGCAGTAGTTGgtaacaaattattatatttattgaataaaattgtggGTAATCCTCAATATTTGGATCTTGAATCAGTGACCAGTGTATTAAACACTTGCTTGTACTTTCTCTATATTGGAACAGGTATTTTTTCCAGCAAGGGGAGATTAAGGTATTTTATGAATCAACAATAATGGTATTTTCAGCATTGTATGATCCTCATCAGCTTACTACACAGGATACAACATTCATAATTAGGTTAGCTACTTTGGGTAAATAAACACTAAGTAAATGTAACATGTTATTAGTGAGAGCTATTAAAAGTTTAGAAAACCTAAATGGTATTAATGTCTTACTAGCATGTGAAAAGAACTGTAATGATCTAATACTAAACACAGTATGACACGTTTTTCTATACCTGACCATTATGTAAACAATCATGCTAAATGGATCTTTATTGCAGTTCTAAACGATTCATACTAAAATGTGGTAAATGGACATACTTATTTGTCTagtaaatactttgaaaaactTGGTCTGGACAAGTAAACTTTTTCTTGACTGACTCGCTGGTTAGAACCCAGATGACACATTCTCAAAAGTTAAAAGCTAATAGTTTGTCAATGATGTCCCCACTGGATAAAAGCAAACCTAAAGTGAGCAAGCATTATCCGAGCTCAAATCTTCTCTATAGAAGGAGATGTTTTTCCATCAGTGatttaatattgtctttaataatatatttttattcatataggaaaaaataaatgtatatgatattattaacattaattgtttgtttttagcaCTGGCAACCCCCATTCGCTGTTGATGTCGACCGATTACGGTTCACACCTCGGATACAGAGACTCAATGAGTTAGAGGTAAGATATagattttaaactaatttacaattaacctatgtttattattttaatacgctGACAACGCTGTGAATCGGATATTTGCAATGCAATACAAAGACGTCCGCCTTATGAAGTGTCACAATGCAATCAACGAATCTTGATCAGGCTCGTATGGCCAGGAGTGGCAGGTTAGAGACCTGTCTAAGGtttgaagtttgttttgtattttactgCATATTAAGCTATGTTCTATACCTATCTCACTCTGTCATAAGCAAGGATCTCCTGCAGGAATTATGTTTGTGGTACTTAAGTGCAGGGGTAAGCTTTTGCGCATAATTTTCCGTTCTAAAATGCCGGAAGATGACTCTAACGAAATTCGATCTTTCTTAAATTTGTATCATTGTGCCTCTGACTAAGATAACCCGCTATTTCAGGTTGGCGAGAccatgtttaaattttattctgtCTATTTATGTCgttaaaaagttatttctaaAAGATTTCTTATTTAGACTCAATAAAgtctattatttattgattagtaATTCCTAATTTACTTCTTCTTGTAACTGACCTACCTTTGATATAAGTTAACGATTTCCCTTTTAAGTAATAGGGAAATAAACTTTCATGTGTCCTTAGCTAAGAAATAATTCATAGTTTATGATGACGTTTACGATTTATAGCTGTTATTATGAATTGCGATGGATAATTGAAAACCCTAgagtaaataaacaagaattatGTTCAGAGGTTGTGACGCAATTTCAGAGCATTGCTTTTATTTCCGCACTCGACAGCATTTCACCTTCTCCATTCatcagaaattatttttcaactacAGCATTATTTGTCATACACTACCACGTAAATCTAGTGATGTCGAAGctcatgatattttttattttatttctagaacCGTTTTTATTGAAACTACAACTGTGACTAACTATAAATTCAAATACTATCTTCAGCTAAACTTACTGACCTAAGCTACCTGTAACTGTACAGCGCTATTAATACTAACATTACTCTCTTACGGAAACGACGTTATACGTAGAGCAATGCTCCATCTCGCTTACACGCCGGCAAGTCCAACGGTCCATCAGTACAGGGTACAGCATAGCGGAATTCAATTCTATATAGTTCTTAAAAGTTTCCAACGGTTGAGAAAAAGAAGACCCACACGCACTAGTATTCAAACTTTTCTATCTAAACTTTAGATTAATGTTGTTTAGTTAGACTTCCACAAGTTAAATGATGATGCGCCAACTCATCAGTCACTAGCTTTCAAACTTAGTTTATTATGTTGACTGCACAATTATTGTTTGACTCATATTCATAACGTTTTGAATATATTTGCattcttttgtgtttttataatgaCAACGGATGCTGTAAACGTCCGGAACATGGCTTTAGTTTTCAGCTTTTGAAATTGATaaagattttcatattttttcattttgtgtcACAATGTTTAATAATAGGTACTTTATACTGAGTACGTAAAATAAGTACCGTAATCCCAATTTTACGAGACCttaataaagttgttaaaattttactgttCCTATACGGTTCAAAACTATACAGAAActtactaattgttttttttttttattattgacagCAGATGTCACAACAAAccaataaagaaattaaacatattttaatagctaCACCTGCTCCAATTAACATCAGCTGTCACAAACCATCCATTGCTACTGCTAGGtcattaagtaataaattacatattattgctacattatattttattatctttaaagtACGTTATTGTCTCGCTTGATTGCAAGGACTTGTGAACTCATTCCTGCATCCTTATAACAGCGAGCTTATGTAGAGTCACTGACACAACTGAATAGGGCCACTAAATTTCTCACTCGTTGTATAATAGCGATGTGTATATGTATGCTATATAGCTATGCATTCATAACAACGGTACTCGAGTGCAGTTTGCTTTAGCGTTGTGTTCGGTTTTTGTTAAAGTAAGTTTGTTATGAACTCGTTGATGTCATTGGGGACAACGGGATTCGTGGTCCGACTAACTAAAATGATTGTTCAATCTCAAAGCTTCCGTTAAATCCAGCTATAAGTTAAGAACAAATCCGGTATTGGAGAAAACTTTCAATGGTATTTCAGGTAAAATATAACCATTAGCAGTCACTAGATACAACCATTGAATCCAGAATGTAAAACCACTTTGATCAATATCTTCAGTAATTGGGCCGATAGATGTCTGAAACCAATCGATCCGAAAATACAGATTTAACCGCAACTTTGTTAGTAGAGAATTTGATCCGGAGTAGTCGAACAGTTTGACCGAATGCTTCACATCAGCTATTTTGTTACCAAGCGAATTATTGAGGTTATGAAGATAGAGACAATTTAAAGGACTTTATAGGTTCATGCTGAAATAAATGTGTGCTAGGAGCTCTTGGATGGAAAAAGggcaaaaaaatacagcaaaagAAAAAATGCAATCTCATCCATACATTGAACAGAGTTTAgccactaaaaaaatacaaagaactTTTACCTACAATGCACTTGCTAATCTACTGAGCTAATctattgcaatttttattttataccaccAGTCCTACATTCATGCAAAGAGCATTGCCTCCGACCGATTTCCCTATGCATTCATATAACCACTGCAAAGTCCACACCTGATCGTATTCGTGcaacaaaatcattttcattctATAATAAGCACGGGACCACACGGCTACTGAAAGTACGCCACTTATATTTGGAACATTTATAGTTACTTCTCTATTTAGAACcgcgatttgtttattttagaatgtcGTTTAATGACCTGCTTGATGTATTAGCTCAGCGTTGTTCTGCTCTGACGgaaattaattttgtcttaAGCTTTCTGGTTAGAGGAGTGTCTATAGATATGCGATGGAGTATCTTCGTTCCCGGTCACAATGGATTCCGATCTGGCTATACGTATTTCTGCTTCGTCCAGTACGGAAATTTAATCATTGGCGAGTGCTGGGCCTGTAGGCTAGTTATACATTTCTCCGAGTACTAAGGCTCccaatgtattgaactgatAAGTCACTAACGTCACTTGTCCAAAAGGAACGTCTTTCCCACCTTTTgctattccttttttatttaatttttgtcatgTAGTATTATTTTGGCCCTCTGATTTGTTACATTGTAATGTGCTTTATTTCTTTTCGCAGGCAATAACGCGAGTAAAACTCAACTTCCTGGACCAGATAATAAAGTTCTGGGAACTACAGGGCTCAGTGCTAAAGATACCCACAGTGGAGAGGAAGCCACTCGATCTTTATGCACTGCACAAGATTGTCAAAGAAGCAGGTATGTGTGTTTGCTGAACAGATATTCTATATTGTACGTGGTGTTTTTCAGTGAAAGTTCTTGGGCCTCTATCCGacgacacaaaacaaaaaaacaaacaaagtaaaTCGTTTCAGTAAAATTCGAGTCGTTTCTCCAAATATTTGGTATTCAGCTTAAGGTTTTTTAAGCAACTGTGAATCAGCAAGTTCATAATAAGGTTGGCTGCACAAGAAGCGCAGATGGATATAACTGGAAGCAAGAaacgtttttgttgttgtaaaaaTGCAATTACAATCGCTAAGAAATATCGTTTTTGTTCTCTGCACCGCACCTAAACGTGGGACAGAtgtaattataacataattaagGGTGTTTAACACAGCGATGGCGTCTTAGTATTCTAGTTAGGGaaaagataagttttttttctcatgAGTATTCATTAACAAAACGAAAGAAGTACGACAAAACATCGTACACTATGTTACAACGCAGTAATTacagatatatgtatattagcCTAGTTATATTGAAGGTTACTATACTAATAACCTTGATACATTGTATAATTTGTACAGGCGGCTTCGAAGTATGCTCAGCGGAGCGCAAATGGTCGAAGGTGGCGCGGCGGATGGGCTTCCCCCAGGGCAAGGGGATCGGCTCCATCCTCAAGAACCACTACGAGAAGATACTCTACAGATACGACGTCTTCAAGAGTAATGGAACTGACAATAAAGAGACTGTAAGTTTATCTTTACTACAGATTTCTGACgactttgttttttctttctgaTTTAGTGAGTGGCCAATGCTCGGTCGCCTTTTAGTTATAAGAGGGTTAGAGGGATAGTAGAGGCGTTTTCTAGCAGTGGGAAATTGgtttgctatttttattatacatggCACATGTAATGGACCTTCTGTTGAATATTATAgcacaaaaaagaaagaaaagaaaagaaatggGTGTAACTGAAAGCTCCTaaatatataaagtatatttaacattcaaaacCAAACCGAGTGTAAGTACTAACGCGATGGAATCGGAGATACACACCTATTTACAGATACAAGATCAAACATACACCCTAATTAAGATATCTACGTAAAGATCACACACAAAGTTACACGTGTATCATATAAACTCCACATAACTCGATCGCTGAAATGAATTGCTATTAAGTTCAAATCGATACGAACTTTTACATTTGAGCTTCAACTATATACATACAGGTGAACTCTAACCTACTCGATGTATCGACATATCGACTGTGTTCCAACTTAGAACCTTCATCTGCCTTTGATAACAGGAAAATGGATATTAAATTCAGTGTTTGTAACGTCAGCAAGTAATTGCGATTAACAAAcactgattaaaaaaatatttattgcaaaccATTAATTTCATGAGCTGTTATGCTGTTAGGAAGctagtttcatataaaatgtatttgcgtatttaaaaatatatgtgcatacattatagttaaaaacaaaaataatgtgtaCAAGGGTTGTGCTATGTTTAAATGCAACAGAACACAATTTTCACAATGACTTATTTGCTAACTCTACCTCTTCATGTCAGATTATTAATTCACATATACGAAGCAATAATTATTCCTTCAAGTGACTCGGTTCTCGTATATTCAGTTTAATATTCCTTTGAAAGAAGCCTTGCAGTATAAACTGGGCCACCCAATAATAGTGAAGTTTGAAGGCTTTATATATCAGGAGTTCTATTTTAGAGCTAGTTCGAGATGTATTGATCGGGAGTCGGGACGCGAGCGCGCGCTCGGGCCGAACTGCACCGTAATAacgcttattatttttaatgaactta comes from the Trichoplusia ni isolate ovarian cell line Hi5 unplaced genomic scaffold, tn1 tig00000474, whole genome shotgun sequence genome and includes:
- the LOC113507061 gene encoding lysine-specific demethylase 5D-like; protein product: MGKCDEGNVEVSMGDSASPMKPDNFSFTPPPEAPVFEPTPEEFLDPLAYISKIRPIAEKSGICKIKPPAHWQPPFAVDVDRLRFTPRIQRLNELEAITRVKLNFLDQIIKFWELQGSVLKIPTVERKPLDLYALHKIVKEAGGFEVCSAERKWSKVARRMGFPQGKGIGSILKNHYEKILYRYDVFKSNGTDNKETVSLSLLQISDDFVFSF